In a genomic window of Scyliorhinus torazame isolate Kashiwa2021f chromosome 5, sScyTor2.1, whole genome shotgun sequence:
- the LOC140417978 gene encoding uncharacterized protein, translating to STNLERHEDTPTLEKRWKCGDCGKGFRVPSALEAHRRSHTGERPFTCSQCEKGFIQLSALQSHQRAHTGERPFTCSQCEKGFTRLSSLKSHQRIHTGERPFTCSQCEKRFTTSLSLRIHQRIHSGERPFTCSQCEKGFTTSSNLRTHQRVHTGERPFTCSQCEKRFARLSDLQRHQRVHTGERPFICSQCEKGFTTSSRLLTHQRVHTGERPFTCSQCEKGFTTSSSLLAHERVHTEERPFTCPQCEKGFTTSSELQIHQRVHTGEKPFTCSQCEKGFTTLSYLQIHQRVHTGERPFTCSQCGKRFTQLSSLRRHQQVHTEERPFTCSQCEKGFTHLSSLLAHQRVHTGERPFICSQCEKRFAQLSNLWIHKRVHTGERPFTCSQCEKGFTTSSNLLAHERVHTEERPFICSQCEKRFTWLSTLRRHQRVHTGEKALTCS from the coding sequence tcgacaaacctggagagacacgaggacacccccaccctggagaaacgatggaaatgtggggactgtgggaagggattcagggttccatctgcactggaagctcatcggcgcagtcacactggggagaggccgttcacctgctctcagtgtgagaagggattcattcagttatccgccctgcagtcacaccagcgagctcacactggggagaggccgttcacctgctctcagtgtgaaaagggattcactcggttatccagcctgaagtcacaccagcgaattcacacgggggagaggccgttcacctgctctcagtgtgagaagagattcactacaTCATtgagcctgcggatacatcagcgaattcacagtggggagaggccgttcacttgctctcagtgtgagaagggattcactacatcatcaaacctgcggacacaccagcgagttcacactggggagaggccgttcacctgctctcagtgtgagaagagattcgctaggttatctgacctgcagagacaccagcgagttcacacaggggagaggccgttcatctgctctcagtgtgaaaagggattcactacttcatcgagacttctgacacaccagcgagttcacactggggagaggccgttcacctgctctcagtgtgagaagggattcactacttcatcgagcctgctggcacatgagcgagttcacactgaggagaggccattcacctgccctcagtgtgagaagggattcactacttcatcggaactgcagatacaccagcgagttcacactggggagaagccattcacctgctctcagtgtgagaagggattcactactttgtcgtacctgcagatacaccagcgagttcacactggggagaggccgtttacctgctctcagtgtgggaagagattcactcagttatccagcctgcggagacatcagcaagttcacactgaggagaggccgttcacctgctctcaatgtgagaagggattcactcacttatccagcctgctggcacaccagcgagttcacactggggagagaccgttcatctgctctcagtgtgagaagagattcgctcagttatccaacctgtggatacataagcgagttcacactggggagaggccgttcacctgctctcaatgtgagaagggattcactacttcatcgaacctgctggcacatgagcgagttcacactgaggagagaccgttcatctgctctcagtgtgagaagagattcacttggttatccaccctgcggagacaccagcgagttcacacaggggagaaggcgttaacctgctcttag